The window CCTCGATTTTCACCTTCTGCAGCAGGTTGATGGTGTACTCCGCGCCGCGGTAGGTCTGGGTGTAGCCCTTTTGCTTGCCCGAACCATGCACTTCGGTCACGGTGATACCCGCAATGCCGATTTCGTCCAGTGCGGCTTTGACGTCGTCCAGCTTCTGTGGACGGATAATGGCTTCAACCTTGACCATAGGTGATTACCTCCTGCCTGTTACGTGTTTGTTTCCGGCGATGGGTTCTCCAGTCCGGGTGCAGTCACGCGGGAGCCGGCTGCAGAGCCTGTTAGCCCAGCCCCACTCAGGCTGAACTGTCCGGGCGTTGCCAGCACGAAGTCCGGATAAGCGCTGATGCCGTGTTCGCCCACGTCCAGCCCTTCGATCTCCTCTTCAGGCGAGACGCGGATGCCCACCGTCACCTTGAGCAAGCCGAACAGAATCAGCCCCGTCACCACGCACCACGCAAGGACAGCCACGACGCCAATGGTTTGCGCCAGAAGCAGCTGAAACCCGCCGCCGAACAGCAAGCCGTTGCCCGTCGTGTTGGGTGGAGCGTAGCCTTCCTGCG of the Bacillota bacterium genome contains:
- a CDS encoding P-II family nitrogen regulator → MVKVEAIIRPQKLDDVKAALDEIGIAGITVTEVHGSGKQKGYTQTYRGAEYTINLLQKVKIEVVIPENLVEQVVEVVQEAARTGEIGDGKIFLIPVADAIRIRTGERGDSAVK